A stretch of the Apteryx mantelli isolate bAptMan1 chromosome 3, bAptMan1.hap1, whole genome shotgun sequence genome encodes the following:
- the SOBP gene encoding sine oculis-binding protein homolog isoform X5, translating into MKMDMLKIFPSSTMLRKLQDLPSRITANYFSCRNPLAVCLRRLRCFFDTRLASVEPVCFLCPKGRVCDWCKHIRHTKEYLDFGDGERRLQFCSAKCLNQYKMDIFYKETQANLPAGLCSTLHPPVENKAEGTGVQLLTPDSWNIPLADARRKAPSPASAAGQIQGPGPSASTTASPSDTTNCSVTKIPTPVPKPIPISENPNIPPVSVQPPASIVPPIGVPPRSPPMVMTNRGPVPLPIFMEQQIMQQIRPPFIRGPPHHASNPNSPLSNPMIPGIGPPPGGPRNMGPTSSPMHRPMLSPHIHPPTTPTMPGNPPGLLPPPPPGAPLPSLPFPPVSMMPNGPMPMPQMMNFGLPSLAPLVPPPTLLVPYPVIVPLPVPIPIPIPIPHINDSKPPNGFSSNGENFIPSTSSETPGAKPANNSSSPQESKQGSSKSSDSSPSCSGQSLNQTQVLQEHSKNEVVDLTVRPSSPVNNKFGFPSVLQGPQDGVIDLTVGHRSRLHNVIHRALHAQVKVEREPNSVVNLAFGSSDKRNCSDCRDNCSPVDSKTLLCGDAAHCCPVSLASSTSGLETSAAVCNVIVNGTKSTEGSKNPELPPEPKKPQPPEELAVSELESVKENNCASNCHLEGEAGKKTGEESLAAGDKQDPNLNNPADEDHAYALRMLPKTGCVIQPVPKPAEKTAIAPCIISTPILSTGPEDLEPPLKRRCLRIRNQNK; encoded by the exons TTCCTGCAGAAATCCCCTGGCCGTGTGTCTGCGCCGATTGAG GTGCTTCTTCGACACCAGGCTTGCAAGCGTTGAGCCGGTGTGTTTTCTTTGCCCTAAAGGAAGG GTATGTGACTGGTGTAAGCACATAAGACACACAAAAGAGTATCTGGATTTTGGGGACGGGGAAAGAAGGCTTCAGTTCTGCAGTGCAAAATGTCTCAATCAGTACAAAATGGACATTTTCTACAAAGAGACACAGGCCAATCTTCCAGCTGGACTGTGCAGTACATTGCATCCTCCAGTCGAAAATAAAGCAGAAGGCACTGGGGTACAGCTGCTGACTCCAGATTCTTGGAATATACCGTTAGCAGATGCTCGGAGAAAAGCCCCATCCCCAGCGTCTGCAGCTGGCCAAATTCAAGGTCCTGGACCATCAGCGTCTACCACTGCCTCTCCATCTGACACTACCAACTGCTCTGTCACTAAAATCCCCACGCCAGTTCCCAAACCTATTCCCATCAGTGAGAATCCAAATATTCCACCAGTTTCTGTCCAGCCACCTGCTAGCATTGTGCCTCCAATTGGTGTCCCACCTCGCAGTCCTCCCATGGTAATGACAAACCGTGGGCCAGTTCCTCTGCCCATATTCATGGAACAGCAAATTATGCAGCAGATCCGTCCACCGTTTATTCGTGGGCCGCCTCACCATGCCTCAAATCCTAACAGCCCTCTGTCAAATCCAATGATTCCTGGAATCGGTCCGCCACCAGGTGGTCCCAGAAATATGGGTCCCACCTCCAGCCCCATGCACAGGCCAATGCTCTCCCCTCATATTCATCCCCCCACAACACCTACCATGCCTGGGAACCCTCCAGGTTTGTTACCACCCCCCCCTCCTGGAGCTCCTTTGCCCAGCCTTCCCTTTCCCCCCGTCAGCATGATGCCAAATGGTCCTATGCCTATGCCGCAGATGATGAACTTTGGATTGCCATCCCTCGCCCCACTGGTGCCACCCCCAACTCTGTTAGTGCCATATCCTGTCATTGTCCCACTGCCTGTCCCCATCCCgattcccatccccatccctcacATCAACGATTCCAAGCCTCCCAATGGCTTCTCCAGCAACGGCGAGAACTTCATTCCGAGCACCTCCAGCGAGACGCCAGGGGCGAAGCCAGCCAATAACTCTTCATCCCCTCAAGAGTCAAAGCAAGGATCTTCTAAATCCTCTGACTCGTCACCGAGCTGCTCAGGCCAGTCCTTAAATCAAACTCAAGTGCTTCAGGAGCACAGTAAAAATGAAGTTGTTGACTTGACTGTCAGACCTAGTAGTCCAGTGAACAATAAATTTGGTTTCCCCAGTGTGCTACAGGGTCCGCAGGACGGTGTGATAGACCTAACAGTAGGCCACCGGTCTAGGCTGCACAATGTTATCCACAGGGCTTTACATGCCCAAGTGAAAGTTGAACGTGAACCTAACAGTGTTGTAAATTTGGCTTTTGGTAGCTCAGACAAAAGGAACTGCAGCGACTGCAGGGACAATTGCAGCCCAGTTGACTCAAAAACATTGCTGTGCGGTGATGCAGCGCACTGCTGTCCTGTCTCCTTGGCCTCCAGCACTTCAGGGCTAGAAACTAGTGCAGCGGTTTGCAATGTCATTGTGAATGGCACAAAGAGCACGGAGGGTTCCAAGAACCCAGAGCTGCCCCCAGAGCCGAAGAAGCCTCAGCCCCCAGAGGAGCTGGCAGTGAGCGAACTGGAGTCCGTTAAGGAGAACAACTGTGCATCGAACTGCCACCTTGAGGGAGAGGCTGGCAAGAAGACTGGGGAGGAGTCCCTTGCAGCGGGAGACAAACAAGACCCGAACCTTAACAATCCAGCAGACGAGGACCATGCATATGCTTTGCGGATGCTACCCAAGACAGGTTGCGTGATCCAGCCTGTGCCAAAACCAGCAGAAAAGACTGCTATAGCGCCATGCATTATCTCAACGCCAATACTCAGCACAGGGCCAGAGGATCTGGAGCCACCATTGAAAAGGAGGTGTCTCCGAATTCGAAATCAGAATAAGTAA